From Staphylococcus sp. M0911, a single genomic window includes:
- a CDS encoding ABC transporter permease, translating to MLMSYFTIEFKVLLRKRLYLIMSICLPLFFYLLFTSILDLPKSERIIFYKEYMYSMVVFSCMNFCLISFPIDMIEERTNGWFKHLMTTPLNITSYYLVKVSKTTFQFLLAIVLIFVVAHFYNNVNMEMIKWIKSAVILWIGASLLLTLGLIIAQFNDTQKASSIANLIGIGLAILGGLWFPTNTFPNWLQTISKLTPTYHLKHLAYRLSKGDSLDFTSFGIIFFYSVIFLIIAILINKQKAVD from the coding sequence ATGCTAATGTCTTATTTTACAATCGAATTTAAAGTCCTACTTAGGAAAAGATTATATTTAATCATGTCCATATGTTTACCACTATTTTTTTATCTTTTATTCACTTCTATATTAGATTTGCCTAAGTCTGAAAGAATAATATTTTATAAGGAATATATGTATAGTATGGTAGTATTTAGTTGTATGAACTTTTGTTTGATTTCATTTCCTATTGATATGATTGAAGAAAGAACAAATGGGTGGTTTAAGCATCTTATGACCACACCTCTCAATATAACGTCATATTATTTGGTTAAAGTTAGTAAGACTACTTTTCAGTTTTTATTAGCTATTGTATTAATATTTGTAGTAGCACATTTTTATAATAACGTAAATATGGAAATGATAAAGTGGATAAAATCTGCAGTTATATTATGGATAGGTGCTAGTTTGTTGTTAACATTAGGTTTAATTATTGCTCAATTTAACGATACTCAAAAAGCAAGCAGTATTGCTAACTTAATAGGTATAGGATTAGCGATTTTAGGAGGTTTATGGTTCCCAACTAACACATTTCCTAATTGGTTACAAACTATTTCTAAATTAACACCTACTTATCATCTTAAACATTTGGCTTATCGTTTAAGTAAAGGTGATAGTCTCGATTTTACTTCTTTTGGAATAATATTTTTTTATAGCGTGATATTTTTAATTATCGCAATACTGATTAATAAACAGAAAGCAGTGGATTAA
- a CDS encoding sensor histidine kinase yields the protein MNALFYFFSAFAIPFMLKKGFKSKYFITFVIAMIVTLGITFIIINDATLPLSIYFVVIFLMCVGNIYALEERKMKEKLTEQNKYINILIAEQERSRIGQDLHDTLGHVFASLTLKSELAMKLIDQQPAKARDEIESINELSKDTLKKVRNIIENLQTPSFQEEVKAVSTILKDAQIDFAFSNTQIVASLNPAKQALVSMILKEAINNIIKHANATAVKINLSDYQNCIMLTIQDNGIGMNNKDKEKLSSIRSRVNYLNGELNIENHNGTKLTICVPRGEMM from the coding sequence ATGAATGCATTATTTTATTTCTTTAGTGCATTTGCTATTCCTTTCATGTTGAAAAAAGGATTTAAGTCTAAATATTTTATTACATTTGTTATTGCGATGATAGTAACACTAGGAATCACGTTTATTATTATAAATGATGCAACATTACCTTTATCAATTTATTTTGTGGTCATATTTTTAATGTGTGTAGGGAATATTTATGCTTTAGAAGAGCGTAAAATGAAAGAAAAACTTACAGAACAGAATAAATACATTAATATTCTAATAGCGGAACAAGAACGATCACGTATAGGACAAGATTTGCATGATACATTAGGTCACGTTTTTGCAAGTTTAACCTTAAAATCAGAGCTGGCTATGAAACTGATTGATCAACAACCAGCTAAAGCTAGAGATGAAATAGAATCTATCAATGAACTATCAAAAGACACGTTAAAAAAAGTGAGAAATATAATAGAAAATCTTCAAACGCCTTCATTTCAAGAAGAAGTTAAAGCAGTATCGACAATTTTAAAAGATGCTCAAATTGATTTTGCTTTTTCTAACACACAAATAGTAGCATCTTTAAATCCAGCTAAACAGGCTTTGGTATCCATGATTTTAAAAGAGGCGATAAATAATATTATTAAACATGCTAATGCAACTGCAGTTAAAATTAATTTAAGTGATTATCAAAATTGCATTATGTTAACTATCCAAGATAACGGTATAGGAATGAATAATAAAGATAAAGAAAAGCTGAGTAGTATTCGGAGTAGAGTAAATTATTTAAACGGAGAACTAAATATTGAAAATCACAATGGAACTAAACTAACAATCTGTGTACCTAGAGGTGAAATGATGTGA
- a CDS encoding homoserine dehydrogenase, whose translation MKELNIALLGLGTVGSGVVKIIEENRQQIKDTLNKDIVIKHILVRDKSKKRPLNISQYHLTEDVNEILNDDTIDIVVEVMGGIEPTVDWLRSALKNKKHVITANKDLLAVHLKLLEDLAEANGVALKFEASVAGGIPIVNAINNGLNANNISKFMGILNGTSNFILSKMTQDQTTFEDALEEAKRLGFAEADPTDDVDGVDAARKVVITSYLSFNQVIKLNDVQLTGIRNTTLSDINAAKALGYKIKLIGKGTYNNGKVNASVEPTLIDEKHQLAAVENEYNAIYVIGDAVGDTMFYGKGAGSLATGSAVVSDLLNVALFFESNLHTLPPHFELKTEETREMMDNEEAVLVQEKLNFYVVLKSQAQSEEKLEKELKSHLPFHKSLKVTKRDADTYAIVILGLDQSPEQLLNDAGFDVNKVYPVEGV comes from the coding sequence ATGAAGGAATTAAATATTGCATTACTTGGCTTAGGTACTGTAGGATCAGGCGTTGTTAAAATTATTGAAGAGAATAGGCAACAAATTAAAGATACGCTCAATAAAGATATTGTTATCAAACATATACTTGTTCGTGACAAATCTAAGAAACGTCCATTAAATATTAGTCAATATCACTTAACTGAAGATGTAAATGAAATTTTAAATGATGACACTATTGATATTGTTGTGGAAGTTATGGGAGGCATTGAACCTACAGTTGATTGGTTACGTAGTGCTTTAAAGAATAAAAAACATGTCATTACTGCGAATAAAGATTTATTAGCAGTACATTTAAAATTACTTGAAGATTTGGCAGAAGCTAACGGTGTTGCTTTAAAATTTGAAGCTAGTGTTGCAGGTGGTATTCCTATTGTGAATGCAATTAATAATGGTTTGAATGCCAATAATATATCTAAATTTATGGGGATTTTAAATGGAACATCAAACTTTATTCTTTCAAAGATGACTCAAGATCAAACAACATTTGAAGATGCACTTGAGGAAGCTAAGCGTCTAGGTTTTGCTGAAGCTGATCCAACAGACGATGTAGATGGTGTAGACGCCGCTAGAAAAGTAGTAATTACGTCTTATCTATCATTTAACCAAGTGATTAAACTTAATGATGTTCAATTGACAGGTATTAGAAATACGACATTAAGTGATATCAATGCGGCAAAGGCACTAGGATATAAAATTAAATTGATTGGTAAGGGAACTTATAATAATGGAAAGGTTAATGCATCCGTAGAACCTACTTTGATCGATGAAAAGCATCAACTTGCGGCAGTTGAAAATGAGTATAATGCCATTTATGTCATTGGTGATGCTGTAGGAGATACAATGTTTTATGGTAAAGGTGCAGGTAGTTTAGCTACAGGCAGTGCTGTAGTGAGTGATTTACTGAATGTTGCTTTATTCTTTGAATCAAATTTACATACGCTACCACCTCATTTTGAATTGAAAACTGAAGAGACAAGAGAAATGATGGATAATGAAGAAGCCGTTCTCGTTCAAGAAAAGTTAAACTTTTATGTAGTGCTTAAATCTCAAGCACAGTCTGAAGAAAAGTTAGAAAAAGAGCTTAAATCACATTTACCATTCCATAAATCATTAAAGGTAACTAAGCGTGACGCAGATACGTATGCAATAGTAATTTTAGGATTAGATCAATCACCTGAACAATTATTAAATGATGCAGGATTTGATGTTAATAAAGTTTATCCAGTAGAAGGGGTTTAA
- a CDS encoding ABC transporter ATP-binding protein yields the protein MIKINHLSKQFNNVNVLENINLNIEDGICTALIGKNGAGKSTLIDIIIGNKAMEFGEIIDKHSLINRKYMAVLYQKTHFPKLVKVKELFNLYCSLYQEHISKEDFMNITNFDEQLLNQWASKLSGGQQRILDFALTVTGRPKLLILDEPTTAMDIETREHFWKIINRFKSEGMTILYTTHYIEEVERMADQIALLENGHIKIKGDINKIKSLEKTSYIYIPLKYKDEVQKLAINFIFKKLEQKFEIKTKQVKDILIEMMNQNIDLNEIEIYKSSLLEVLFNKSHISEEEI from the coding sequence ATGATAAAAATAAATCATTTAAGTAAACAATTTAACAATGTCAATGTACTTGAAAATATTAACTTAAATATAGAAGATGGGATTTGCACGGCACTCATTGGCAAGAATGGGGCAGGAAAATCAACATTAATCGATATTATTATTGGTAATAAAGCAATGGAATTTGGTGAAATTATTGATAAACATAGTTTAATTAATAGAAAATATATGGCTGTTTTATATCAAAAAACACATTTTCCAAAATTAGTAAAAGTAAAAGAGTTATTTAATTTATATTGTAGTTTATACCAAGAGCATATTTCTAAAGAGGATTTTATGAATATCACTAACTTTGACGAACAATTGTTAAATCAATGGGCTTCAAAGCTTTCTGGTGGACAACAAAGAATTTTAGATTTTGCCTTAACAGTTACTGGTAGACCAAAGTTACTTATATTAGATGAGCCAACCACTGCAATGGATATTGAAACGAGAGAACATTTTTGGAAAATAATCAATCGATTTAAAAGTGAAGGTATGACCATCTTATATACCACACATTATATAGAGGAAGTAGAAAGAATGGCAGATCAAATTGCTTTATTAGAAAATGGTCATATTAAAATTAAGGGAGATATAAATAAAATAAAGTCATTAGAAAAAACATCCTACATATATATTCCACTTAAATATAAAGATGAAGTTCAAAAACTGGCTATTAATTTTATATTCAAAAAATTAGAACAAAAGTTCGAAATTAAAACAAAACAAGTCAAGGACATATTAATAGAAATGATGAATCAGAATATTGATTTAAATGAAATTGAAATATATAAATCATCTCTATTAGAAGTGCTATTTAATAAGTCGCATATCAGTGAGGAGGAAATATAA
- a CDS encoding response regulator transcription factor: MITMIIAEDQHMLRKAMVQLIELNDDLKVIADVGNGNEALELIKTYEPDIAILDIEMPGMTGIEVLAESKALKLQTKIIVVTTFKRPGYFEKAVANDVDAYVLKERSIDELVNTIQKVVKGKKEYSDSLMTSLITYTNPLTHKEQVVLREIGNGLSSKDIADKLYLSNGTIRNYTSSIIDKLEAENRFDAWKIATNNGWI, encoded by the coding sequence GTGATTACAATGATTATAGCTGAAGATCAACATATGCTTAGAAAAGCTATGGTACAACTTATCGAATTAAATGATGATTTGAAGGTAATAGCAGATGTAGGAAATGGTAATGAGGCATTAGAGTTAATAAAAACATATGAACCTGATATTGCAATTCTAGATATAGAAATGCCAGGTATGACTGGTATTGAAGTCTTAGCAGAATCTAAAGCGTTAAAATTACAGACCAAAATTATCGTTGTTACAACTTTTAAAAGACCAGGATATTTTGAAAAAGCTGTAGCAAATGATGTAGATGCATATGTTTTAAAAGAGCGATCCATAGATGAATTAGTAAATACTATTCAGAAGGTAGTTAAAGGGAAGAAAGAATATAGTGATAGCTTGATGACATCATTAATTACGTACACCAATCCATTAACGCACAAAGAACAAGTTGTCTTACGAGAAATCGGTAATGGATTAAGTAGTAAGGATATTGCAGATAAATTATATTTATCAAATGGAACAATACGTAATTATACCTCATCTATTATTGATAAACTTGAAGCAGAAAATCGTTTTGATGCTTGGAAAATTGCCACAAATAATGGGTGGATATAA
- a CDS encoding thermonuclease family protein: MKSKKSLSTLVLVIIVVCVLLFQFINHTGPFSGSKSENTSTELKGKEKVHIDRVVDGDTFVAKQGNKKIKVRLIGVDTPETVKPNTPVQPYGKEASNYSKKTLTNKDVYLEYDKEKNDRYGRTLAYVWLDKDHMYNKELIEKGLAREKYFAPNGKYRDVFKKAQNEAKKNKVNIWS; this comes from the coding sequence ATGAAATCGAAAAAGTCTTTATCAACACTCGTGTTGGTAATCATAGTTGTTTGTGTATTATTGTTTCAATTTATTAATCATACTGGACCATTTAGTGGATCTAAATCTGAAAATACTAGTACAGAATTAAAAGGAAAGGAAAAAGTCCATATTGATAGGGTAGTTGACGGTGATACATTTGTAGCAAAACAGGGCAACAAAAAAATTAAAGTGCGTTTAATTGGTGTTGATACGCCTGAAACAGTTAAACCGAACACACCTGTTCAACCATATGGTAAAGAAGCTTCAAACTATAGTAAGAAAACTTTAACCAATAAAGATGTATATCTTGAATATGATAAAGAAAAAAATGATAGATATGGTAGAACATTAGCATATGTATGGCTAGATAAAGATCATATGTATAATAAAGAACTAATTGAAAAAGGTTTAGCAAGAGAGAAGTACTTTGCGCCAAACGGGAAGTATAGAGATGTATTTAAAAAAGCTCAAAATGAAGCTAAGAAAAACAAAGTTAATATTTGGAGTTAA
- a CDS encoding aspartate kinase, giving the protein MKVAKFGGSSVSNAKQIKKVLKIVNDDPERKIIIVSAPGKRSSDDIKTTDLLIRLYEKVINNIDYQHKKHEIIQRYADIVEELDMDRDILTTIDETLEKHIRELKDKPARLYDAIVSCGEDFNAQLIAAYNNSQGVPTKYISPKDAGILVTDLPKQAQILDSAYEQIFKLNDYKEKLIIPGFFGVSKHNFIVTFPRGGSDITGAIIARGVKASLYENFTDVSGIFKANPNIIKNPEIIEEITYREMRELSYAGFSVFHDEALQPLHKDRIPVVIKNTNRPEDKGTFILHDREINSKNVISGISCDKDFTVINIKKYLMNRQVGFTRKILGVLEDYNISFDHMPSGIDNISLVMRSDQIRDVESRVLNDIQRHCDVDELSIDHDLAILMIVGEGMNRVIGTASKITHALAESNINLKMINQGASEISMMFGIKLEDAEKAVRATYEFCYHGVCIKD; this is encoded by the coding sequence ATGAAAGTAGCTAAATTTGGAGGCAGTTCAGTCTCTAACGCCAAGCAAATTAAAAAAGTATTAAAAATTGTTAATGATGATCCAGAACGTAAGATTATTATCGTTTCTGCTCCAGGAAAACGTTCAAGTGATGATATTAAAACGACTGACTTACTCATTCGTTTATATGAAAAAGTCATCAACAACATTGACTATCAACATAAAAAGCATGAGATTATTCAACGTTATGCAGATATTGTTGAAGAATTAGATATGGACCGTGATATTCTTACTACAATTGATGAAACTTTGGAAAAACATATCCGTGAACTTAAAGATAAACCTGCACGTCTTTATGATGCTATTGTGTCATGCGGCGAAGACTTTAATGCACAACTTATCGCAGCTTACAACAATAGCCAAGGTGTTCCTACTAAATATATTTCACCGAAAGATGCAGGTATTTTAGTCACTGATTTACCTAAACAAGCTCAAATTTTAGATTCTGCCTATGAACAAATATTCAAATTAAATGATTACAAAGAGAAATTAATCATTCCTGGATTCTTTGGCGTTTCCAAACATAATTTTATAGTTACTTTTCCTAGAGGTGGCTCAGATATTACGGGTGCTATTATTGCTCGAGGTGTTAAAGCATCCCTATATGAGAACTTTACAGATGTATCTGGTATATTCAAGGCAAATCCTAACATTATTAAAAATCCTGAAATTATCGAAGAAATAACTTATAGAGAAATGCGTGAACTTTCATACGCTGGTTTTAGTGTATTCCATGATGAGGCGCTACAACCTTTACATAAAGACCGCATCCCTGTTGTTATTAAGAATACAAACCGTCCTGAAGATAAAGGCACATTTATCTTACATGATAGGGAAATCAATTCTAAAAATGTTATAAGTGGTATTAGTTGTGATAAAGATTTTACTGTTATTAATATCAAAAAATACTTGATGAACAGACAAGTTGGTTTCACAAGAAAGATTTTAGGTGTTCTTGAAGATTATAATATTTCATTTGATCATATGCCTTCAGGTATAGATAATATCAGTCTTGTCATGCGCTCTGACCAAATAAGAGATGTAGAAAGTCGTGTACTAAACGATATACAAAGACATTGTGATGTTGATGAATTGAGTATCGATCACGACCTTGCAATTTTAATGATTGTTGGTGAAGGAATGAATAGAGTTATTGGTACTGCCAGTAAAATTACCCATGCACTTGCAGAATCTAATATTAATTTAAAAATGATTAACCAAGGGGCATCTGAAATTTCAATGATGTTTGGTATCAAATTAGAAGACGCAGAAAAAGCTGTAAGAGCAACATATGAATTCTGTTATCATGGTGTTTGCATAAAAGATTAA